From Astyanax mexicanus isolate ESR-SI-001 chromosome 11, AstMex3_surface, whole genome shotgun sequence, the proteins below share one genomic window:
- the LOC125804934 gene encoding uncharacterized protein LOC125804934: MDLQLTASDEDLFPPSQPVSAPAPSRRAHRLRSVVSIPATPGSTPGSTHSSSRAGRPHQRTPRSQRSRRSSPPSPTPPGRARRSGRPASLAGPAPPSPAEPLSSVQPLPSTSIPVPPQSAALAAPFTGAPCSSFSLSTAPPVAPPANARMFNPPLVSSSLRNRILQGADVDLSSLLLPSPSSAPRVIDTGDISLTLHQPGPRVSKILSAAEFAFAFSIFRDVICSAFPSRRQELDDYLSLILDMAIRFGGSGFYEYHRLFSARAAARLTQWNLATFWGAPDLELYCHVFAGRSSLSCSACGGPSHPASVCSQAASTAPPAPVQHSSARAAPVRPSSSGARDSFGRPIVFLDGQMLLRFLSTPVNVPALAADLSAHPDTSFVCSLLDGFLFGFYPGLVASPSSSLTCPNLLSALAEPDVVSSLLQQELSSGFIIGPFSTPPFSVFRINPLGIATRKYSGKKRIIIDLSAPHGSSDPSINSLIPSSEFSLRYATVDCAIEAIKLAGRGAWLSKADIISAFKILPLHPDSWHLFGVRWDDQFYFSVRLAFGCKSSPKLFDSFAEALCWILLNKHRLPFVLHLLDDFLVVDSPSSPPSRGLDAVTSTFTRLGVPISEEKTVGPATSLEFLGIILDSASFQASLPQEKLNRVTSFISDFLSFPTRTKQQLLSLLGHFNYATQIIPQGRSFISHLLRLSSSVRSLHHFVTLDEYCTSELRFWLSLLRHWNGISFFYADAASSPSDVQLFTDAAPSSGFGGYYGGRWFASAWPKQFVRSAAHLRDSSALWEIYPIVVAALLWGHEWSGKSILLHSDNLAAVHIINKSRSKSLEIMPFIRRLTWHSIKHQFIIKAVHIPGFI, encoded by the exons ATGGATCtccaactcaccgcctccgatgaggacctcttccctcccagCCAGCCTGTCTCTGCTCCTGCTCCCTCTCGCCGGGCTCATCGCTTGAGGTCTGtcgtctccattccggctactcctggttctactcctggttctacccaTTCTTCTTCCCGGGCTGGTCGTCCTCACCAACGCACCCCCAGATCTCAGCGCTCCCGTCGCTCTTCTCCTCCTTCCCCCACTCCTCCTGGTCGAGCTCGCCGCTCTGGGCGCCCGGCTTCCTTAGCCGGCCCCGCACCCCCTTCCCCGGCCGAGCCCCTCTCTTCTG TCCAGCCTCTCCCCTCCACTTCTATCCCCGTTCCCCCCCAGTCTGCAGCACTCGCCGCGCCCTTCACCGGAGCTCCGTGCTCTTCATTCTCCCTGTCTACGGCACCGCCTGTTGCCCCCCCGGCCAACGCACGGATGTTCAACCCTCCCCTGGTCTCCTCCTCTCTGCGGAACCGCATTCTTCAAGGTGCGGATGTCGATCTTTCCTCCTTACTTCTCCCCTCCCCTTCTTCTGCTCCCCGTGTCATCGACACCGGCGACATCTCGCTTACCTTGCATCAACCAGGCCCCCGCGTCTCCAAAATCCTCTCTGCAGCCGAGTTCGCCTTTGCCTTCTCCATCTTCAGGGATGTCATCTGTTCGGCTTTTCCATCACGCCGCCAGGAATTGGACGACTATCTGTCCTTGATTTTGGATATGGCTATCCGTTTCGGAGGCTCTGGTTTCTACGAATATCATCGCCTCTTCTCAGCCCGCGCCGCGGCTCGTCTTACACAGTGGAACCTTGCTACATTCTGGGGCGCCCCAGACCTGGAACTTTATTGCCACGTTTTCGCGGGACGTAGCTCCCTCTCCTGCTCCGCGTGTGGCGGCCCCTCTCACCCTGCTTCTGTTTGTTCCCAGGCAGCCTCCACCGCCCCTCCGGCCCCCGTCCAACATTCTTCGGCGCGCGCCGCTCCCGTGCGCCCGTCCTCTTCGGGCGCCCGCGACAGCTTCGGCCGCCCTATCGTTTTTCTCGACGGGCAGATG CTATTGCGGTTCCTCTCCACCCCGGTCAACGTACCGGCTCTCGCCGCTGACCTGTCTGCTCACCCTGACACCTCCTTCGTTTGCAGCCTCCTGGACGGCTTTCTCTTTGGCTTCTACCCCGGTCTCGTCGCCTCGCCGAGCTCTTCTCTCACCTGTCCTAACCTCCTTTCCGCTCTGGCCGAGCCCGATGTCGTGTCTTCCCTTCTGCAACAGGAGCTCTCCAGTGGTTTCATTATCGGTCCTTTCTCAACGCCCCCTTTTTCTGTATTTCGCATCAATCCTTTGGGCATTGCCACACGAAAATACTCTGGCAAGAAGAGGATCATAATTGATCTCTCGGCTCCGCATGGCTCTTCGGACCCGTCCATCAACAGCCTCATACCTAGTTCTGAATTTTCTCTCCGTTACGCGACCGTGGATTGTGCCATCGAAGCCATCAAGTTGGCCGGCAGAGGTGCTTGGCTGTCGAAGGCCGACATCATCTCAGCTTTTAAAATCCTACCCCTCCACCCTGACTCTTGGCACCTTTTTGGAGTCCGCTGGGACGATCAGTTTTACTTTTCCGTTCGCCTTGCTTTTGGGTGCAAAAGCAGCCCGAAGCTTTTTGATTCCTTCGCTGAGGCGCTGTGCTGGATCTTGCTGAATAAACACAGGCTCccgttcgtgctccacctcctggatgATTTTCTCGTCGTTGACTCGCCTTCCTCGCCCCCCTCGCGGGGCCTTGACGCCGTGACCAGCACTTTCACTCGTCTCGGAGTCCCGATTTCGGAGGAGAAGACCGTGGGTCCCGCCACGTCTCTGGAGTTCCTCGGGATCATTCTCGACTCCGCTTCCTTCCAAGCTTCTCTTCCTCAGGAAAAGCTTAATCGCGTCACTTCTTTCATCTCCGACTTTCTCAGTTTTCCCACCCGTACTAAACAGCAGCTTCTTTCCCTGCTCGGCCACTTTAATTACGCTACCCAAATCATAcctcagggtcgttctttcatctCCCATCTCCTTCGCTTATCTTCTTCTGTCCGATCCCTCCACCATTTCGTCACGCTCGACGAATACTGCACGTCGGAGCTCCGATTCTGGCTCTCTCTCCTCCGCCACTGGAACGGGATCTCCTTTTTCTATGCCGACGCAGCTTCCAGCCCTTCTGATGTTCAGCTGTTCACTGATGCTGCGCCTTCCTCTGGTTTCGGCGGCTATTACGGCGGACGCTGGTTCGCCTCTGCCTGGCCGAAGCAATTCGTCCGCTCCGCTGCGCACCTGCGCGATTCTTCCGCGCTCTGGGAGATTTATCCTATAGttgtcgctgccctcctttggggacatgaatggtcaggaaaatcaattttactccattcagacaatctcgccgcggtccacaTCATCAACAAAAGTAGATCAAAATCGCTAGAaataatgccttttatccgtcgcctcacttggcactccataaagcatcagtttataattaaagctgtccacatcccaggtttTATCTAA